GGAGGCCGGGGGGGCTTTTCTGGGATGGGGCCTGCCGGAGCCGCCAGGCGAGCCTCAGGATCCGGTCCCTGCTGATCCCCTGTTCCCGGCACGAGCGCTGGAGGGCGCCGCCCGGCTCACACCCTTCTTCCGGGAGGTTGCGGCCCGGCTGACCCGGGATCGGGTTTCCGTCGCTGCGGGTCAATACACATGCACGCCCGATGGAAAACCGCTTATCGGGGGCTGTCCGCCGGTGGATGGCCTGTATGTGCTGGCCGGAGATAACGGCTACGGGATTGAGAGCGCGCCCCAGGCCGCGCGGCACCTCATCGCCGTCATGACCGGTCAGCTCCCTGAAGCGGAGAACCCCTTTCGAGTCCATCGGACCTTCCGCCCAACCGGAAAGAAGGTCCTGTGAGAGGCTGCCCATTCCGCATCCTGCTCCGCGGAGGCGGGGATGTCCGAGCTGCCCATGCCCACGTTCACCGATGTGCTGCGCGCCCGGCAGGTTGTGGGACGCTTCCTGCCGCGCACCCCCCTCTACCGCTATCCGACCCTGGACGCGCTGCTCAGGGCGCGGGTCTATGTGAAGCACGAGAACTTCCAGCCCATCGGCGCCTTTAAGGTTCGGGGCGGCGTGTATCTCATGTCCCGGCTCTCGCCGGAGGAGCGATCCCGGGGAGTGATCACCGCCTCCACCGGCAACCACGGCCAGTCGATCGCCTATGCCGCGGCCCTCTTCCATGCCCGCGCCGTGATCGTGGTGCCCCAGAACGCCAATCCGGTCAAGGTGGAAGCGATCCGCGCCTACGGCGCCGAGATCCGCGTGCACGGCCGGGATTTCGATGACGCCCGCTCTTACTGTGAACGGGCCGCCGCTGAGGAAGGCCTCCGGTATATCTCCTCCGGCGACGAGCCGGATCTGATCGCCGGGGTCGCCACCGAGACCCTGGAGATCCTGGAAGAGCAGCCGGAGGTGGAGATGATCTTCGTGCCGGTAGGCGGAGGGAGCGGCGCGGCGGGGGCGTGCCTGGTGGCGAAGACCCTGAACCCTCAGATCCGGGTGATCGGCGTGCAGTCCGCCCGCGCGCCCGCCGCCTATCTCACCTGGCGTCATCGACGCTGGATGGAGGCGCCAATGGAGACGCTGGCGGAGGGCCTGGCCACGCGGCGGCCGTTCATGCTGCCCCAGCGGATCCTGTGGGAGAAGCTGGATGACTTCGTCCTGGTGGAGGATGAGGAGCTGGTGGAAGGCGTGCGGATCTATCTGGAAAAAGCGAAGACGCTGGCGGAGCCCGCAGGGGCCGCCCCCCTGGCCGCCGCCCTCCGGCTGCGGGAACAGATCCGGGGGAAGACCATCGCTCTGATCCTGAGCGGGGGAAACATATCCCCCGAGCAGCTTCGCCGTTTCCTGTAAAACACTGCGCGCGGGGCCTCCAGATCGAGACCCGGAGGGCCAGACGGCCCATGCGGCCAGCCCGGCCATCCTCCGTTTTCCATCACCCGCCTGCGCTCGTATAGTGGCGGAGCGCGTAACGCCAGAAGGAGCGGCTGATCCCGAAGAGGGCCGCGGCGATCAGGAGGCCGGCCAGAACCCCTTCCGGCCGCAGCCAGCCCAGGACCGCCTGGGCCGGCACTGTGGTGATGAACGCAATCGGAACGATAAAGGTCAAGACGATCCGCACCCAGGTGGGGAAAGCCGTCACGGGGAAACGGCCGGCCTCGAAGAAGGTATAGATCAGCTCCATAATATTCCCCACCTCCACAAACCAGAAAGCCAGGGTGATGAGAACCATCAGCAGCGAGTAGAAGATCACCAGGCCGGCGATGAGCATCACCCCGAACAGAAGCAGGCGATCCGGCGAAGGCCACCCCAGCCGGCTCAAGGCCCAGGCCACCACCCCCAGGCCCAGCAGGATATCCGTGAGATGCCAGATCTGCATCCGCTGGAAGGAGACCAGGAACTGGCTGTCCAGGGGGCGCAGCAGGGTGAAATCCAGGGTGCCCTGACGGATTGCCTCTGGGATCTCCTCCAGGTTCGGGCGGAAGAGGGCGGCCATCACCCCTTCGAAGGCGATGAAAAGCCCGGCCACGATCATGGCTTCCTCATAGCGCCAGCCGCCCAGCCGGGGGCGATGCATGAAGAACACCTGGAGCGCCGCCAGCGTCCACAGGGAGGAGGCGACCGCCACCAGGGCGTTGGCCAGGAAATCGGCCCGATATTCCATGGCGGCCATCAGGTTGGCTTTGAAGAACCGAAGGAGAACCCGCACGTAGGTCATCCCAGGCGCCACTCCACCCGGTAGCCGAATCCTTTGGTATTGTCGATCCAGCGCACCCAGCGCGGGGTGATCCGATACAGCCGGGCATGGGCCAGGGCCTGGGGGAGCTCTTCGATGAACGGGAACTTCTCCCGATATCGGGCCATCACCCGTTCCCGCTCCGCTGGATCCTCCACGGTCTCCGCGATCCCGGTCAGCTGAAGGCCCTGGATGTTCTTCCAGTCCCACGGCTCCCCATGGACGGTCACGGCGACTTCCGGTCGGGCGGTGAGATGGCGAACGTGCCGGCTTTCCGGGGAAGAGAGGAAATAGAGCCGCAGCCGTTCGTCGTGGACGAAATAGAGCGAAGCCACGTAAGGATGGCCGCTCTCATCCACGGTTGCCAGGGTCAAGGTCGAGCGACGGCTCAGGAAACGGAGAGCCGCTTCCCAGGCCTCTCCCGTATGAGGCGGAACGGACTCGGCCATGCAGGACCGCCCTGTGGGTGGCGGGGAGGTTTCCCTTCGAATCCAGATCCTGCCCGCAGATGGGCCGGGCGGGAGTCGAACCCGCACGCCCCTTCCGGGGCAGCAGATTTTAAGTCTGCCGCGTCTGCCGTTTCCGCCACCGGCCCGTTTTCCCATATTATTTTAATCGAACTCACCGACCCCTGCGGTGTCGGGCGACAGGCGCGCATCCGTACGGCGTGATGGGTATGTCCCTCCAGCATCCCGAACAGGAGATCGCCATGGAACTCGGGGAATGGCTTTCGCGAGGACTTCAGCTGACCTGGCGGTATAAAACCCTCTGGCTCTTCGGTTTCCTGACGGCCCTGGGCGCAGGGGTTCCTCCCCGCATCCAGGGCCGTCTGAACCTCGGGCGGCCGCCTTTCTCTCCTCTATCCCCAGGCTTCGAACGGATGCTCCAGCGATGGGTGGAACAGAACTGGCCGCTCCTCCTTGTGGCCCTCCTGGGCTTTCTCGTTCTGGTCCTGCTGATTCAGCTAACATCCCTCTGGGGCCAGGGGGCCCTGATCCTGGGAAGCGGCGAGGCGATGGCGGGTCGCTCCCCGGCGCTGGGTGCTCTGGCACGGCGGGCCGCGGCGCGATTGCTGCGCATGATCGGGATCATGGCGCTGCTGGGCGCCCCCGGCTTCCTGGTCGCCCTGGTGTTCCTCGCGGCCATCCTCGGCGGCTTCCTGCTGGCTTTCGCCCAGCGGGTGGAAGCGGCCCGGATCGCCATCCTGCTCATGGTCGTTCCGGCCATGCTGGCTCTCCTGGGCTGTCTGCTGATCCTCGCCGGGGCCCTGCATCTCTGGTCCCGCCTGGCCCTGCGAGCGGCGCTGCTGGAGGATCTCCCGTGGATCGCAGCGCTCCGCCGGGGCCTTCAAATCGGCCTGCGACGGATAGGGTCCCTGCTCCTGGTGTGGCTGGTGCTGGATGTCGGGGTGCTGGGCGTGATCACCTTCATTCTCTCCCTCCTCGTCGCCGTGCCCCTCGCAGCCATCGTGGGTATCGCATTCCTGGCCTTCTTCCGGAGCGGCGGGCCTGCGGATCTTTCCACGATGGTTCGATTCCTCCGCGTCATCGCCCTGACCGGGTTCTGCATCGGCGTTCTAACCTCGCTCCTGCTGGCACCGGTCATGACCTTTGCGGAAACGGTGTGGACCCTGGCGTATCGCTCCTGGACTGGGGAGGAGATTCCCCAGACCACCTGAGCGCCTTTCTTTGCTGGTGGTATCCACCTGGGGTGGGGAGCGCTCCCTTCGTGCGACAACCATAGCTCGCCGAACGGGTTCTCCCACTCATCATCAGACGAAGCAACAAGGGTCACTCTGAATCGGACAGGGGATGCCATGCGCGCGCTGATCACAGGAGGGACAGGCTTTCTGGGCGCCAACCTGGCCGTCTATCTCCGACAACAAGGGTGGAAGGTCCGGATCCTCCGCCGCCCCACCTCCTCCCTGGAAGCCGTGAAGGACCTGGACGTAGAGCATGCGATCGGGGATGTGCTGGATCCGGACAGCCTGCGCCCGGCGATGGTGGGATGCGATGTGGTCTTTCACGCCGCGGCGATCTCCGCCTACTGGCGCACCCCGGCGGAACAGATCCTCCGGGTAAACGTGGAAGGCACACGCAATGTCCTCACTGCGGCTCGGGATCTGGGAGTCCATCGGGTCGTCCTGACCAGCTCCCTGGCGGCCCTGGGGGTGCCGGAGCCCGGCACCTTGCTGACCGAGGATCATCCTTACAATCTGCCCCCCGGCTGCTTTCTCTACGGATACAGCAAGGCCATCGCGGAAGCGATCGCCCGGGTTTT
This DNA window, taken from Thermoflexus sp., encodes the following:
- a CDS encoding threonine/serine dehydratase; the protein is MSELPMPTFTDVLRARQVVGRFLPRTPLYRYPTLDALLRARVYVKHENFQPIGAFKVRGGVYLMSRLSPEERSRGVITASTGNHGQSIAYAAALFHARAVIVVPQNANPVKVEAIRAYGAEIRVHGRDFDDARSYCERAAAEEGLRYISSGDEPDLIAGVATETLEILEEQPEVEMIFVPVGGGSGAAGACLVAKTLNPQIRVIGVQSARAPAAYLTWRHRRWMEAPMETLAEGLATRRPFMLPQRILWEKLDDFVLVEDEELVEGVRIYLEKAKTLAEPAGAAPLAAALRLREQIRGKTIALILSGGNISPEQLRRFL
- a CDS encoding ABC transporter permease; translated protein: MTYVRVLLRFFKANLMAAMEYRADFLANALVAVASSLWTLAALQVFFMHRPRLGGWRYEEAMIVAGLFIAFEGVMAALFRPNLEEIPEAIRQGTLDFTLLRPLDSQFLVSFQRMQIWHLTDILLGLGVVAWALSRLGWPSPDRLLLFGVMLIAGLVIFYSLLMVLITLAFWFVEVGNIMELIYTFFEAGRFPVTAFPTWVRIVLTFIVPIAFITTVPAQAVLGWLRPEGVLAGLLIAAALFGISRSFWRYALRHYTSAGG
- a CDS encoding pyridoxamine 5'-phosphate oxidase family protein; the encoded protein is MAESVPPHTGEAWEAALRFLSRRSTLTLATVDESGHPYVASLYFVHDERLRLYFLSSPESRHVRHLTARPEVAVTVHGEPWDWKNIQGLQLTGIAETVEDPAERERVMARYREKFPFIEELPQALAHARLYRITPRWVRWIDNTKGFGYRVEWRLG